The segment CAAATGTCGTCACTTCGCCGTCCGTTCTTACCCCGGAACAGTAAAGGGATTTCACTGGAAACGTGGTGTCCATGAGCGACGCCGACTCGGACGAACTGTTTTCCCGGGAAGACCCTATCTTCGAGAAGAAGGAACTCCTCGAAATCAACCACCTTCCCGACCACGGGCGTATCGTCGGACGGGACGACGAGATCTCCGCCCTCGCTAACGCGCTGAATCCCGCGCTGTTCAATCAGTCGCCGAGTAACGTCCTTCTCTACGGAAAGACTGGAACGGGAAAGTCGCTCTGCGCGAAACACGTCTCCCGCAGGCTCATTGACGAGGCTGACGAGGAAGGCGTCGTCGTCGGCGTTGCCTACGTAGACTGCGCACAGGATAGCACCGAAACGCAGGCTGTCCAGACGATTGCGAGTTCTATCAACGCCCCGGAAACCGAAGTATCAATTCCGGATAAAGGAATCTCGACTTCGACGTACTACAAGCGACTATGGCGGATCCTCGACGAACTGTACGACGTGGTCGTCATCATTCTCGACGAAATCGACAAGTTGGAGAACGACGATATTCTGATGCAACTTTCCCGTGCCGGAGAGGCGGGAAAACTCGAACGCTGTAAACTCGGCGTTATCGGCATCAGTAACAAAATCAAGTACAAAGACAGGATGGACGAGCGCGTCAAATCGAGTCTCTGCGAGCGTGAGTTCGTCTTCCCGCCATACGACGCAAACCAACTTCGCGCTATCATGGAAGCTCGGAGTGATGCGTTCAAGAAAGGTGTCCTCGAACCGGGTACGATTCCGCTCGCGGCCGCACAGGCCGCACAAGAACACGGTGACGCACGCAAAGCAATCGATATTCTTCGCTACGCAGGTGAACTCGCGCAGGCGGAGAGTGCCGAAACGGTTCGTGAGGTGTACGTTAAGAAAGCACGGGAACGCGCCGAGAACGACCGTTTTCGAGAGTTAATTCGCGGGGCGACACCTCACTCGAAGTACGCACTTCAAGCTCTTGCGATTCTTTCGCTCGACAACCCCGACGTGGACGCTTTCAGGACGAGTCGGGTGTACGAGGTGTACGAACAGGTCTGTCGGCAGATGGATAGCGACCCGCTGTCGACCCGTCGCGTTCGTGACCTACTCCGCGAACAGGCGTTCCTCGACGTTATCGAGCAGGCTCGGCAGAGCGGCGGAAGTGCGGAGGGAAGCTACACTGAACACCGACTGCTTGAAGACCCGATGGTTGTGAAGAAGGTTCTCGTCTCTGGTTCTTGACTACTGTCGCTGTAATTCCGCCTAGCTAAAACATATACGACAATTTGCCCCGATAGTGTTGCTTTTCATCGGAAATACAGTGTCTTTCACAATTATTTCTCCTCTCCTCTCCTCTCCGCCTTCACTGCTCCCACGCATCACGACACGTTTTCCCACAAAACGCTCGAATATGAAACGCGCCCCCATCATCGTCCGCGATGACGGGGTGCCACTCGTCTATTTCGATACACTTTCCGCAGTTTGAGCAGGCTTCCGGCGTTGTCTTCGTCCCGCCGGAACTGCGGTACCCCACCTCGCCGTTCCCGTCCATTGCCATGTTCGTATGTACCATACCTATCTTACAAGATATATAATTTACTCTTCATAATCAGGGGTAGGCGGAGTATCCCGAAAAAGGAAGAAAATGACACGGGAAATATAGAAAAAGACGGCTCTCAGTCGTGTCGGAATTCGCTTCCCGTCGGCGCACTTCCGTCTTCGTCCTCGGTCGATTCGACGGGAGGCGTCACGATGACTTGCTCGTTATCGTAAACCACGACCTCACAGTCGGCCATACTGAGCACGAGGCGGGCTGCCGATGGTGAGCTAGTATCACCGGTTCCAAAGATGGCCTCCAGTCCGTCAGGGTCAACTACGTCGTGGAGTTTTGCGTCGAGTTCTTTCGGAGAGACACCTTTCGCATCAGCAACTGCTGTGACTACCGCCATCGTCATCTGACCGCGTTCGGCAGTTCGGACGACGCTCCCGTCTGCCGTCGTGCTGGATGCCATAGTTGCTTCCGTCTTTCTGTCGTGCTTTTGGCGACAAAGTCTTTCCAGCTACATGCGTAGCACTGCATCTCGACGGTGATTCAATACATATTCGACAGTCGGAGAAAGGTGCCGAGATGGCGGATATTGTGGAGTAGGGGAGAATTGGGGGAGGGCGGTGAAACCTGTGCTCAAGCGTCGATGTCCGCTTCGGTTTCCGCGTCAAGCCCGAAATCGGCACGATGGAACCCGGTGGAGTGTGTCGGAACTGGGTCGGACATTCGTGCATGGCGAACCGTCATTTGAAACGTTAGTATCCCAACGACGAGCAGGAGGAGGTTCGCG is part of the Haladaptatus cibarius D43 genome and harbors:
- a CDS encoding DUF7576 family protein, coding for MAMDGNGEVGYRSSGGTKTTPEACSNCGKCIEIDEWHPVIADDDGGAFHIRAFCGKTCRDAWEQ
- a CDS encoding HalOD1 output domain-containing protein translates to MASSTTADGSVVRTAERGQMTMAVVTAVADAKGVSPKELDAKLHDVVDPDGLEAIFGTGDTSSPSAARLVLSMADCEVVVYDNEQVIVTPPVESTEDEDGSAPTGSEFRHD
- a CDS encoding orc1/cdc6 family replication initiation protein, whose product is MSDADSDELFSREDPIFEKKELLEINHLPDHGRIVGRDDEISALANALNPALFNQSPSNVLLYGKTGTGKSLCAKHVSRRLIDEADEEGVVVGVAYVDCAQDSTETQAVQTIASSINAPETEVSIPDKGISTSTYYKRLWRILDELYDVVVIILDEIDKLENDDILMQLSRAGEAGKLERCKLGVIGISNKIKYKDRMDERVKSSLCEREFVFPPYDANQLRAIMEARSDAFKKGVLEPGTIPLAAAQAAQEHGDARKAIDILRYAGELAQAESAETVREVYVKKARERAENDRFRELIRGATPHSKYALQALAILSLDNPDVDAFRTSRVYEVYEQVCRQMDSDPLSTRRVRDLLREQAFLDVIEQARQSGGSAEGSYTEHRLLEDPMVVKKVLVSGS